In Chthonomonadales bacterium, one genomic interval encodes:
- a CDS encoding arylsulfatase has protein sequence MPGRPNLVLICADQWRGDCLSVDEHPVVHTPFLDRLALDGVRFSRAYSATPSCIAARAGLFTGLSQRTHGRVGYRDGVAWDYPVTLAGELTAAGYQTQAVGKMHVYPERSQVGFQSVTLHDGYLHFARRRHRPYEQVDDYLPWLRERAGREADYAEHGLDCNGVTARPWPLDEYLHPTTWVATHSIDFLRRRDPRKPFFLFMSFHRPHPPYDPPVWAFDMYRDHEMGPRPVGDWASVFEAYHDPRRPDASAGRIDPRVLRRALAGYYGHMTHIDHQIGRFMEALGEYGLAGDTRVCFVSDHGELLGDHHLFRKSLPYEGSARVPCILWGVPGAGRGTVCPEVVELRDIMPTLLECAGAPVPVALGGRSLLPLARGEKPAWRPYLHGEHAAFGQSIQWIVDGRWKYVWLSKEGREQLFDLHGDPAELHDRSASPGAAEHLARLRASLVGELDGREEGYVEQGRLVAGRPPRQVLSHLQARDARAGE, from the coding sequence ATGCCGGGGAGACCGAACCTCGTCCTGATATGCGCCGACCAGTGGCGTGGCGACTGCCTGAGCGTCGATGAGCACCCCGTCGTCCACACGCCGTTCCTGGATCGGCTTGCGCTGGATGGTGTGCGGTTCTCGCGCGCCTACTCGGCGACCCCCTCCTGTATCGCCGCGCGCGCCGGGCTGTTCACCGGGCTGAGCCAGCGGACCCACGGGCGGGTCGGCTACCGCGACGGAGTGGCCTGGGACTACCCGGTGACGCTGGCCGGCGAGTTGACCGCGGCGGGGTACCAGACGCAGGCCGTGGGCAAAATGCACGTGTACCCGGAGCGCTCGCAGGTCGGCTTCCAGAGCGTGACGCTCCACGACGGCTATCTGCACTTCGCGCGGCGACGCCACCGGCCCTACGAGCAGGTAGATGACTACCTTCCGTGGCTGCGCGAGAGGGCGGGGCGCGAGGCCGACTACGCGGAGCACGGCCTGGACTGCAACGGCGTCACGGCGCGCCCGTGGCCGCTGGACGAGTACCTGCACCCGACGACCTGGGTGGCCACGCACTCGATCGACTTCCTGCGGCGCCGTGACCCGCGCAAGCCGTTCTTCCTCTTCATGAGCTTCCACCGGCCGCACCCGCCCTATGATCCGCCCGTCTGGGCCTTTGACATGTACCGCGACCACGAGATGGGTCCGCGCCCCGTCGGCGACTGGGCCTCGGTGTTCGAGGCGTACCACGATCCGCGACGCCCCGACGCCTCGGCCGGCCGAATCGACCCGCGCGTGCTGCGGCGCGCGCTGGCCGGCTATTACGGGCACATGACCCACATCGACCACCAGATCGGCCGCTTCATGGAGGCGCTCGGCGAGTACGGCCTGGCGGGCGACACGCGCGTCTGCTTCGTTTCGGACCACGGCGAGCTCCTTGGCGATCACCATCTGTTCCGCAAGAGCCTGCCGTACGAGGGTTCCGCTCGCGTTCCCTGCATTCTCTGGGGCGTGCCGGGCGCGGGCAGGGGGACGGTGTGCCCGGAGGTGGTCGAGTTGCGCGACATCATGCCGACGCTGCTGGAGTGCGCGGGTGCGCCCGTGCCGGTGGCGCTGGGGGGGCGCAGCCTGCTGCCGCTCGCGCGCGGCGAGAAGCCGGCGTGGCGCCCGTACCTGCACGGCGAGCACGCCGCGTTCGGCCAGTCCATACAGTGGATCGTAGATGGCCGCTGGAAGTACGTGTGGCTCTCAAAGGAAGGCCGGGAGCAGCTCTTTGACCTGCACGGCGACCCGGCGGAGCTGCACGATCGGTCCGCCTCGCCTGGCGCCGCCGAGCACCTGGCCCGCCTGCGCGCATCGCTAGTGGGCGAGCTGGACGGGCGCGAGGAGGGCTACGTGGAGCAGGGGCGCCTCGTGGCCGGTCGGCCGCCCCGCCAGGTGCTCTCGCACCTGCAGGCGCGGGACGCGCGGGCGGGGGAGTGA
- a CDS encoding sulfatase, which translates to MRILYIDIDTLRPDHLGCYGYHRRTSPNIDALAAEGVRFDGYHCPDAPCLPSRAALMTGRFGIHTGIVNHGGFCADMRLVGAERGFVDRCRTDNLPAFLRSAGLRTASISPFAERHGAWWFYAGFNEMHNTGGGGMESAEVVTPVALDWIRRGARADNWFLHVNYWDPHTPYRAPEEFGNPFARDPLPEWITDEVLAAHQQAVGPHTAREVGMYDDRPAPRFPRHVGAVRTREDLRRHLDGYDCGIAYADRQVGILMDALAEQGVADDVAVIVTSDHGENQGELGIYAEHATADQPTCRIPLVVRWPGGRRGTSEAGLLYNLDLAPTLAALLGREARASWEGESFAAAVTGDGEGAGRAQLVLSQCAHVCQRSVRWDRWLYMRTYHDGFHLFPREMLFDLADDPYEQHDLAGDRRDLCRVGAARLLDWHDAMMASMPDGHAEDPLWTVMREGGPFHARGHLRAYCERLRKTERGWAIDELLRRHPYDPSVR; encoded by the coding sequence GTGCGCATCCTCTACATCGACATCGACACCCTGCGGCCGGATCACCTTGGTTGCTACGGCTACCATCGCCGGACCTCCCCAAACATCGATGCGCTGGCCGCCGAGGGCGTGCGTTTTGACGGCTATCACTGCCCGGACGCGCCCTGCCTTCCGAGCCGCGCCGCCCTGATGACCGGCCGTTTCGGCATCCATACCGGAATTGTGAACCACGGTGGGTTTTGCGCCGATATGCGACTTGTCGGTGCCGAGCGCGGATTCGTCGACCGCTGCCGCACCGATAACCTGCCCGCCTTCCTGCGCTCGGCGGGCTTGCGCACGGCGAGCATCAGCCCCTTCGCCGAGCGACACGGCGCGTGGTGGTTCTACGCCGGCTTCAATGAGATGCACAACACAGGGGGCGGTGGGATGGAGTCGGCGGAGGTCGTGACCCCCGTAGCGCTCGATTGGATCCGGCGCGGCGCCCGCGCCGACAACTGGTTCCTGCACGTCAACTACTGGGACCCGCATACCCCCTATCGCGCTCCAGAGGAGTTCGGCAACCCATTCGCGAGGGACCCGCTGCCGGAGTGGATCACGGACGAGGTGCTGGCCGCGCACCAGCAGGCGGTGGGGCCACACACCGCGCGCGAGGTGGGCATGTACGACGACCGGCCCGCTCCTCGCTTCCCGCGCCACGTGGGGGCCGTGCGGACGCGCGAGGACCTGCGCCGCCACCTGGACGGCTACGACTGCGGGATCGCCTACGCCGACCGGCAGGTGGGGATCCTGATGGACGCGCTGGCCGAGCAGGGCGTGGCCGACGACGTGGCGGTGATCGTGACCTCCGACCACGGAGAGAACCAGGGCGAGCTCGGCATCTACGCCGAGCACGCGACGGCCGACCAGCCGACCTGCCGGATCCCGCTCGTGGTTCGCTGGCCCGGGGGAAGGCGGGGCACGTCGGAGGCGGGACTGCTCTATAACCTGGACCTTGCGCCGACGCTGGCCGCGCTCCTCGGCCGGGAGGCGCGAGCGAGTTGGGAGGGCGAGAGCTTCGCGGCGGCGGTGACCGGCGACGGCGAGGGGGCCGGGCGGGCGCAACTGGTCCTGAGCCAGTGCGCGCACGTTTGTCAGCGCAGCGTGCGGTGGGACCGCTGGCTCTACATGCGGACCTACCACGACGGCTTCCACCTGTTTCCGCGCGAGATGCTGTTCGACCTCGCCGACGACCCGTACGAGCAGCACGACCTCGCGGGTGATCGTCGCGACCTGTGCCGCGTGGGCGCGGCGCGCCTGCTGGACTGGCACGATGCGATGATGGCCTCGATGCCGGATGGCCATGCAGAGGATCCGCTATGGACCGTCATGCGCGAGGGCGGTCCGTTCCACGCGCGCGGGCATCTGCGCGCCTACTGTGAGCGCCTACGTAAGACGGAGCGCGGCTGGGCGATCGATGAGCTGCTGCGCCGCCATCCGTACGACCCGAGCGTGCGCTGA
- a CDS encoding hemerythrin domain-containing protein has translation MAVHQVDLYGKIHKALRRMLSSFISRVGALDWDDVAAVAALKPDWALIQQELHRHHGHEEQHIHSLLARGAPGSVRELEADHSANLSLLEDLNRRFLCLADGAAPADRRAALGDELFQALNLFYARLLGHMHREDVEAQRVLDSTCSQQELAAALGAIVGSIPPAEMLVLAGHMFPAISLPERAEILGGIKASAPPQAYAAMADCVRAAIGETEWAALGARIGA, from the coding sequence ATGGCAGTACATCAGGTTGATCTGTACGGCAAGATCCACAAGGCGCTGCGCCGGATGCTCTCATCCTTCATCAGCCGCGTAGGCGCTCTCGACTGGGATGACGTCGCCGCCGTGGCGGCGCTCAAACCCGACTGGGCCCTCATCCAGCAAGAGTTGCACCGACACCACGGGCACGAGGAGCAGCACATTCACTCATTGCTCGCGCGCGGAGCGCCGGGCAGCGTACGCGAACTCGAGGCCGACCACAGCGCGAACCTCTCCCTGCTCGAGGACCTCAACCGGCGCTTTCTGTGCCTCGCGGACGGCGCCGCGCCGGCGGACCGCCGTGCCGCGCTCGGCGACGAGCTCTTTCAGGCGCTGAACCTGTTCTACGCACGCCTGCTCGGGCACATGCACCGCGAGGACGTGGAAGCCCAGCGAGTCCTCGACTCGACGTGCTCACAGCAGGAGCTGGCCGCGGCGCTGGGGGCGATCGTCGGCAGCATACCTCCGGCGGAGATGCTGGTACTGGCAGGGCACATGTTTCCGGCCATCAGCCTCCCCGAGCGAGCCGAGATCCTCGGCGGCATCAAGGCCTCCGCCCCGCCCCAGGCGTATGCGGCGATGGCCGACTGCGTTCGAGCCGCGATCGGCGAGACGGA